CCAAGGTATTGGTCGTGACCACACCCCAGCCGGCGGCCCAGACTGTCGCCCGCCGCGCCGCCGAGATGGCGGGCAAGGTGGACCTCGAGCTGCTCGGGGTGATCGAGAACATGTCCGCCTTCACGGCGCCCGACGGCCAGCGCTTCACGATCTTCGGCGAGGGAGGCGGCCAACTCCTCGCGGACGAGCTGGACGTGCCCCTGATCGGCAAGGTGCCGCTCAGCGAGGCTCTCCGTGAGCACGCAGACGCGGGAGCCCCGCTCGTCCTCGAGAACCCCGACGCCCCGGCCGCCCAGGCAATCCGCGACGCGGCGCGGGGCATCGTCGCCGCCACGCCGCACGAGCTACCGGTGATGCAGGCGCCACCGGCCGCAGCAGTCGCTCAAGCGCCCGTTGGGGGCACTGAGCTGCCGGTTATTTCGAGTAGTACCCCGAGTTGATCTCGATGTACTTGGCCCACTCGTCGGGCAGCTGATCCTCGGCGAAGCAGGCGTCCACCGGGCAGGCCTCAACGCAGGCGTCGCAGTCGATGCACTCGTCGGGGTCGATATAGAGCTGCTCGACCCCCTCGTAGTCGGGCTCGTCGGGCGTCGGATGGATGCAGTCGACGGGACATACCTCCACGCACGAGTTGTCCTTGGTCCCGATGCAGGGCTCTGCGATCACGTAGGCCACGAGGGTCGGCATTGTAGTGACCACCCCCCTGTCGTCTGCCGAGTGGGCAGGTGCCGGGGCGTGGATAGAGTCCAGCGCCGATGATCCTGCTAACCGGGGCGAGCGGAACCGTGGGCAGGGCGCTCCTCCCGCTCCTGCTCGACGCGGGTCACGACGTGCGAGCGCTGGTGCGCGACCCGCGGGGCCTCGGCCGCCACCGGGTCGACGTGCAGATCGCGCTCGGGGACCTGGCGCGCCTCGGCGACCGGCATCTGCAGCGTCAAGCGCTGCGCGGAGCGCACACGGTGATCCACTTGGCCGCGGCGATCCGCGACGAGCCCCATGCCCGGGTGGAGGAGCTGAACGGCCTGGCCACAGCGCGCCTCTTGCGCGCCGCCGAGCGGGCCGGGGTGGGCCGCTTCGTGTTCTTCTCCGCGCTGGGCGCGAGCGCGTTTCAGCGGACCCGCTTCTTCCGGGCCAAGGCAGCCGCCGAGGAGGCGGTGGCAGCCTCGCCGCTCGAGACGGTGATCTTCGCGCCCTCGATCGTGTACGACCCCGGGGACCGCTGGGTGCGCCTTTTGAACCGGCTGGCGCTGCTTCCCGTGATCCCGATCTCCGGCTCGGGGCGATCTGCCTACCAACCGATCTGGGCGACGGACGTGGCGCGGTGCGTGATCTCGGCGCTCGACCGCCACGAACCGCACGCCCGCTACGAGCTCGGCGGCCCGGAGGTGCTCAGCTATGACGAGATCGCCCTCGCCATCGCCCGCGCCGCGGGGCGGGAGCGCCCGCTCGTGCACGTGCCGCTCGGCCTGGTCCACCTGAGCCTGGTCTTCCTGCGCCGAGTGTTCGGCGACGCGGTGTTCGCCACCTGGGAGGAGACCGAGCTGATGGAGGTCCCCATGACCACCGGGCGGGGCACGACCGATGCGCAGAGCCTTGGCGTGGATCCTCTGCCGCTTCACGAGGTGCTGAGCAGCGCCGCCTCGTAGGGGCACGCAGACGCGAAGGGCCCGGCATGGCCGGGCCCTTCACACCGCTTCCTGAGAGGCGGACTGGCTACATCATCCCGCCCATGTCGGGCATGCCAGCGCCGGCGCCGGCGCCATCCTTCTCGGGTGGCTCCGCCACGATCGCCTCCGTCGTGAGGATGTTCTTGGCGATCGAGGCTGCGTTCTGCAGCGCGGACCGCGTGACCATCGTCGGGTCGATGACGCCGTCCTTGATCAGGTCGCCGTACTCACCGCTCTCCGCGTTCAGGCCCTCGCCCGGCTTCATGCCGCGCACCTTGTCGATCACCACCGAGCCCTCGAACCCGGAGTTGTCGGCGATCTGACGGAGCGGCTCCTCGAGCGCGCGGCGGACGATCTCCGCCCCGGTGCTCTCGTCGCCGTCGGTCTGGCCGCTGTCGATCGCGTCCTGGGCGTTCACCAGCGCCACGCCGCCGCCCGGAACGATGCCCTCCTCGAGCGCCGCCCGGGTCGCCTGCAGCGCGTCCTCGACGCGATGCTTCTTCTCCTTCATCTCGGTCTCGGTGGCAGCGCCGACCTTGACCACGGCAACACCGCCGGCGAGCTTCGCCAGCCGCTCCTGGAGCTTCTCGTGGTCGAAGTCCGAGTCCGTGGACTCGATCTCGGAACGGATCTGGTTGATCCGCCCCTCAATCTGCTGCTTCTCGCCGGCTCCGTCGATGATCGTGGTCGTGTCCTTGTCGACAACGACGCGGCGGGCCTTGCCGAGCTGGGAGACCTGCGTGTTCTCGAGCTTCAGCCCCATCTCCTCGGTGATCACCTCGCCGCCGGTGAGGATCGCGATGTCCTCGAGCATGCGCTTGCGGCGATCGCCGAACCCGGGCGCCTTCACCGCAACGCCGGTGAATGTCCCGCGGAGCTTGTTGACGACCAGGGTGGCCAACGACTCACCCTCGACGTCCTCGGCGACCACGACCAGCGGCTTGCCGCTCTGCATCACCTGCTCCAGCAGGGGCAGCATGTCGCGCACGGAGCCGATCTTCTGGTTCGCGATCAGGATGTACGGCTCGTCGAGCACTGCCTCCATGCGGTCCTGGTCGGTGATCATGTACGGCGAGACGTAGCCCTTGTCGAACTGCATCCCCTCGGTGAACTCGAGCTCCATGCCGAAGGTCTGGCCTTCCTCGACGTTCACGACTCCGTCCTTGCCGACCTTCTCGATCGCGTCCGCGATCACATTGCCGATCTCGTCGTCGGCAGCCGAGATCGCCGCCACGCGGGCGATCTGGTCCTTCCCGGCGATCTCCCGCGACTGCTTGTCGCGCAGGTTCTCAACCACCTGATCGACGGCCTTCTCGATCCCGCGCCGCAGCGCCAACGGGTTGGCGCCGGCGGCAACGTTCCGAAGGCCCGAGCGCACCATCGTCTGGGCCAGCAAGGTGGCCGTCGTGGTGCCGTCGCCGGCCACGTCGTTGGTCGCCGTCGCGACCTCGCGCACCAGCTGCGCGCCCTGATTCTCGAACACGTCCTCGATCTCGATCTCGCGCGCGATCGTGACGCCGTCATTGGTGATCGTCGGGGCGCCGAACTTCTTGTCGAGCACCACGTAGCGCCCCTTCGGGCCGAGGGTCACCTTGACCGCGTTCGCGACGGCGTCAACGCCGTCTTGAAGCGCGGTCCGCGCGTCGGCCGCGTACTTGAGCTCCTTGTGAGCCATCTGTCTTCGTTCCTCCTTGTCGTTCTAAGTAAGTCTTGCCGGGCTAGAGAACCTTGGCCAGGACGTCCGACTCGCGGAGGACGAGCAAATCGTCCTGTCCCGGCACCTCGGTGCCCCCGTACTTGCTGTACAGGACCTCGTCGCCCTCGCTCACGTCGAGCGGGCGGCGCTTGCCGTCCTCGATCGGACCGTCGCCGACCGCGACCACCTTGCCCTTCTGGGGCTTCTCCTTGGCGGTGTCGGGGAGCACCAGGCCACTCGCGGTGGTCTCCTCCTCTTCGATCGCCTGGACGATCAACCGATCGCCGAGGGGCTTTAGCTTCATTCGTCTATTACCTCCGTCTGCAAGTGGTTCCAGTTGTGCAGTGGTGCACTCCCTGGCACTCTACACAGGAGAGTGCCAAGGTGTTGGTCCCAGTGTAGCCGCCCGCCTCAGTGCGTCAACGATCTGAGTCACGTCGACTCAAATCGACGCGCTTGCGATCGCGGTCAGTCGGAGACCAGGAGGCGGCAGCCGAGCAGCTCGGCAAGGCCCTCGCCGCCGTTTCGCATCACCCAATCGTGGTTCCACTCGAACACTGGACGGGCGATCGGCGCCAACAGGTTCATCCACGGCTTGGTCGTGTGGACGTTCCACTCGTAGACGACGGCCGTCACCGGGTTGTTGCCGACGCCGTCCTCCTCGAACAGACGCCAGCGCCCCACCCCGGCCAGCTCTCCCTTGGCCTCCCCTTCCAACAGGTGCGGCCTATCGACCAGGGTGGTGGTCATCTCGAAGTCCAGGTCGTAAGGGAGCCTCGAGCGCCAGGTGTAGCGCTCAACCTGGCCGACGCCTGCCTCGTCGCCCTCGGCGAGGGTCTCGGAGGCGACCACGCCGCGCCACCACTGCGGCCAGCGCTCCGACTCCCAGATCGCGTCCCAGACCCGCTCGCGGGGGGCCTCCAGGCACCAGGTGGTGAGAAACTCGTACTGCATTCCGTTGACTAGTTCCGCGACGGGGTTTCGCCGTTGCCGAATTGTTGGCCGGGCGACTCGACCACCTGCGAGAAGCGGATCACGGTCACGGTGTCTTCGTGGGTGACGTCCGTTCCGTAGATCTGGCGCAGGAAGCCGACCGTCTCGTCGAGCCGGCGGAACTCGGGGTTGTCGTGCTCGATGTCACGGGGGGACAGGTCGCGCACGCGTTTTACCTCGACGTCGTCGATCACCGCGGTGAAGATCTTCTCTCGCGGGCTGTGCTGATAGCCGACAGTGATCCAGACGATCTGGCCACGCTGGTACTTGCGCGACTTATCGCCCAGCCGGATCGTGGCCGTCTTTCGGCCCCGCTTGAGCTGATCGACGAACGCGGGCGAGAAGAAGTTGAGCGCGAACGGGCCGCCCGTCATGGCGATCGCAGCCTAACGGGATTCCAGATGGCCCCGCTATTCCGGATAACCCTCGGTGCCGATCAGGGGCACGAAACGGCACGGGCCGA
The sequence above is drawn from the Solirubrobacterales bacterium genome and encodes:
- a CDS encoding NAD(P)H-binding protein; this encodes MILLTGASGTVGRALLPLLLDAGHDVRALVRDPRGLGRHRVDVQIALGDLARLGDRHLQRQALRGAHTVIHLAAAIRDEPHARVEELNGLATARLLRAAERAGVGRFVFFSALGASAFQRTRFFRAKAAAEEAVAASPLETVIFAPSIVYDPGDRWVRLLNRLALLPVIPISGSGRSAYQPIWATDVARCVISALDRHEPHARYELGGPEVLSYDEIALAIARAAGRERPLVHVPLGLVHLSLVFLRRVFGDAVFATWEETELMEVPMTTGRGTTDAQSLGVDPLPLHEVLSSAAS
- a CDS encoding ASCH domain-containing protein, which produces MTGGPFALNFFSPAFVDQLKRGRKTATIRLGDKSRKYQRGQIVWITVGYQHSPREKIFTAVIDDVEVKRVRDLSPRDIEHDNPEFRRLDETVGFLRQIYGTDVTHEDTVTVIRFSQVVESPGQQFGNGETPSRN
- a CDS encoding co-chaperone GroES; this encodes MKLKPLGDRLIVQAIEEEETTASGLVLPDTAKEKPQKGKVVAVGDGPIEDGKRRPLDVSEGDEVLYSKYGGTEVPGQDDLLVLRESDVLAKVL
- a CDS encoding ferredoxin family protein, with amino-acid sequence MAYVIAEPCIGTKDNSCVEVCPVDCIHPTPDEPDYEGVEQLYIDPDECIDCDACVEACPVDACFAEDQLPDEWAKYIEINSGYYSK
- a CDS encoding SRPBCC family protein yields the protein MQYEFLTTWCLEAPRERVWDAIWESERWPQWWRGVVASETLAEGDEAGVGQVERYTWRSRLPYDLDFEMTTTLVDRPHLLEGEAKGELAGVGRWRLFEEDGVGNNPVTAVVYEWNVHTTKPWMNLLAPIARPVFEWNHDWVMRNGGEGLAELLGCRLLVSD
- the groL gene encoding chaperonin GroEL (60 kDa chaperone family; promotes refolding of misfolded polypeptides especially under stressful conditions; forms two stacked rings of heptamers to form a barrel-shaped 14mer; ends can be capped by GroES; misfolded proteins enter the barrel where they are refolded when GroES binds), coding for MAHKELKYAADARTALQDGVDAVANAVKVTLGPKGRYVVLDKKFGAPTITNDGVTIAREIEIEDVFENQGAQLVREVATATNDVAGDGTTTATLLAQTMVRSGLRNVAAGANPLALRRGIEKAVDQVVENLRDKQSREIAGKDQIARVAAISAADDEIGNVIADAIEKVGKDGVVNVEEGQTFGMELEFTEGMQFDKGYVSPYMITDQDRMEAVLDEPYILIANQKIGSVRDMLPLLEQVMQSGKPLVVVAEDVEGESLATLVVNKLRGTFTGVAVKAPGFGDRRKRMLEDIAILTGGEVITEEMGLKLENTQVSQLGKARRVVVDKDTTTIIDGAGEKQQIEGRINQIRSEIESTDSDFDHEKLQERLAKLAGGVAVVKVGAATETEMKEKKHRVEDALQATRAALEEGIVPGGGVALVNAQDAIDSGQTDGDESTGAEIVRRALEEPLRQIADNSGFEGSVVIDKVRGMKPGEGLNAESGEYGDLIKDGVIDPTMVTRSALQNAASIAKNILTTEAIVAEPPEKDGAGAGAGMPDMGGMM